The Acidobacteriota bacterium genome has a segment encoding these proteins:
- a CDS encoding amidohydrolase family protein produces MRIRIVARPVPRMSPAVIVVLAALALTAAPAPAADVGPTYAIRGCQIVPVAGPTIDKGVIVIRDGLIESLGPAGKVRIPDDAEIIEAEGLKAYPGLISAFSSLFLERPARSSDPEIPVEGAPPAGPQGTREDGFPPGPGLFVLDQLKPARAAVESFHRAGFTTALVAPERGIFEGQSVILDLNGEALPPMVIRNGAALHINFTTERGGYPSSLMGTIAHIRQSFIDAEYYAARQAQYAKGAAGLKRPAYDPRLEALVPFVRDRRPVVFQCNNVEDIKRALKIIAEFKLNALLAGANEAWRAADVLRKCPVPLLVGLDFRPPATSRYATQGEELRKKAESGIYPANAAELAKAGLLFALVSGANPDGAAVLKAVRAAIGAGLAEDAALRALTVQPARFLGLDQALGTLEPGKIANVVLVRGGLFDEKARVVRVFVDGVRFEYETEEASK; encoded by the coding sequence ATGAGGATCAGGATCGTCGCCCGGCCCGTCCCGCGAATGTCCCCCGCCGTCATCGTCGTTCTCGCCGCGCTGGCCCTCACCGCCGCGCCCGCGCCGGCAGCCGACGTCGGACCGACCTACGCCATCCGCGGCTGCCAGATCGTTCCGGTCGCCGGTCCGACGATCGACAAGGGCGTGATCGTCATCCGCGACGGCCTGATCGAATCGCTCGGCCCCGCCGGGAAGGTCCGCATCCCGGATGACGCCGAGATCATCGAGGCCGAAGGGCTCAAGGCCTATCCGGGCCTGATCTCGGCCTTCTCGAGCCTGTTCCTGGAGCGCCCGGCCCGGAGCTCAGACCCGGAGATCCCCGTCGAGGGCGCGCCCCCGGCGGGCCCACAGGGGACCCGGGAGGACGGGTTCCCGCCGGGTCCGGGGCTCTTCGTCCTCGACCAGCTCAAGCCGGCCAGGGCCGCCGTCGAGAGTTTCCACCGGGCCGGCTTCACGACCGCCCTCGTCGCCCCGGAACGGGGCATCTTCGAGGGCCAGAGCGTCATCCTCGACCTCAACGGCGAGGCGCTCCCGCCGATGGTCATCCGCAACGGGGCGGCCCTGCACATCAACTTCACGACCGAGCGGGGCGGCTACCCGTCGAGCCTCATGGGCACGATCGCCCACATCCGCCAGAGCTTCATCGACGCCGAGTATTACGCCGCCCGGCAGGCCCAGTATGCCAAGGGCGCCGCTGGGCTCAAAAGACCGGCCTACGACCCCAGGCTCGAGGCCCTGGTCCCCTTCGTCCGCGACCGCCGGCCCGTCGTCTTCCAGTGCAACAACGTCGAGGACATCAAGCGAGCCCTGAAGATCATCGCCGAGTTCAAGCTCAACGCCCTGCTGGCCGGGGCCAACGAGGCCTGGCGCGCCGCCGACGTCCTTAGGAAGTGTCCCGTTCCGCTCCTCGTCGGGCTCGATTTCCGGCCGCCGGCGACGAGCCGGTACGCGACCCAGGGCGAGGAGCTGCGGAAAAAAGCCGAGTCCGGGATCTACCCCGCCAACGCCGCCGAGCTGGCCAAGGCCGGCCTCCTCTTCGCCCTCGTCTCTGGCGCGAACCCCGACGGGGCGGCCGTCCTCAAGGCCGTCCGCGCCGCGATCGGGGCGGGCCTCGCGGAGGACGCCGCCCTGCGGGCTCTGACGGTCCAGCCGGCCCGCTTCCTCGGCCTCGACCAGGCCCTGGGCACGCTCGAGCCGGGCAAGATCGCCAATGTCGTCCTGGTCCGGGGCGGCCTCTTCGACGAGAAGGCGCGCGTCGTTCGGGTCTTCGTGGACGGCGTCCGGTTCGAGTACGAAACCGAGGAGGCCTCCAAGTGA
- a CDS encoding amidohydrolase family protein codes for MKNLALTLPRIAALLSLAGFVVALGPRPAAADGGDILIKNGTILTVTKGAIARGDILVVGGVIKAIGADLAAPPGVRIVDAAGRFVVPGLIDSHTHIAVAGTNEGSEAITPEADVGAVVNADDASILTALSGGVTMVHTMHGSANPIGGPNVVLKMKWGRPSEELVVAEALPTLKFALGENVKQANRAVAAGQERRYPATRMGANAVIRRELEKARNYMARWDRYKKAAAAKNPPRTLVPPKKDLRLEVLAELLRGERVARCHSYQATETLEFMGLAREFGFKIQCFEHCWEGYKIAGEIAAAGIGISGFADSWAYKMEAAEGIAEMAGYCAKKGVLVSINSDSGERIRRLFNDAAKTMKYGGLSEDEALKLVTINPAVQLGVDRIVGSLEVGKQGDVAVFSGHPLSAYARCDMTIIEGRVYFDREALVREREAAAPPTAAPREAGGLQ; via the coding sequence GTGAAGAACCTCGCCCTCACCCTCCCCCGCATCGCCGCGCTCCTGTCCCTGGCCGGGTTCGTCGTCGCCCTCGGGCCCCGTCCGGCCGCGGCCGACGGCGGCGACATTCTGATCAAGAACGGCACCATCCTGACCGTGACCAAGGGCGCCATCGCCAGGGGCGACATCCTCGTCGTCGGCGGCGTCATCAAGGCGATCGGCGCGGACCTGGCCGCCCCGCCCGGCGTCCGCATCGTCGACGCGGCCGGACGGTTCGTCGTCCCCGGCCTGATCGACTCGCACACCCACATCGCCGTGGCCGGCACGAACGAAGGGTCCGAGGCCATCACCCCCGAGGCCGACGTCGGCGCGGTCGTCAACGCCGACGACGCGTCCATCCTGACGGCCCTGAGCGGCGGCGTCACCATGGTCCACACGATGCACGGCAGCGCCAACCCCATCGGCGGGCCGAACGTCGTCCTAAAGATGAAATGGGGGCGTCCGTCCGAGGAGCTCGTGGTCGCGGAGGCGCTGCCGACGCTCAAATTCGCCCTGGGCGAGAACGTCAAGCAGGCCAACCGCGCCGTCGCGGCGGGCCAGGAGCGGCGCTATCCGGCCACCCGCATGGGCGCCAACGCCGTCATCCGGCGCGAGCTCGAGAAGGCCCGGAACTACATGGCCCGGTGGGACCGGTACAAAAAGGCTGCGGCGGCCAAGAACCCGCCGCGGACGCTCGTCCCGCCGAAAAAGGACCTGCGCCTGGAGGTCCTGGCCGAGCTGCTCCGCGGCGAGCGGGTGGCCCGCTGCCACAGCTACCAGGCCACCGAGACGCTCGAGTTCATGGGGCTGGCCCGGGAATTCGGGTTCAAGATCCAGTGCTTCGAGCACTGCTGGGAGGGCTACAAGATCGCCGGCGAGATCGCGGCCGCCGGGATCGGCATTTCGGGCTTCGCCGACAGCTGGGCCTACAAGATGGAGGCCGCCGAGGGCATCGCCGAGATGGCCGGCTACTGCGCCAAAAAGGGCGTCCTCGTCTCGATCAACTCCGACAGTGGCGAGCGCATCCGCCGGCTCTTCAACGACGCCGCCAAGACCATGAAGTACGGCGGCCTGTCCGAGGACGAGGCCTTGAAGCTGGTGACCATCAACCCGGCCGTCCAGCTCGGCGTCGACCGGATCGTCGGCAGCCTCGAGGTCGGCAAGCAGGGCGACGTCGCGGTCTTCTCCGGGCACCCGCTGAGCGCCTACGCCCGCTGCGACATGACCATCATCGAGGGCCGGGTCTATTTCGACCGGGAAGCCCTGGTCCGGGAGCGGGAAGCGGCGGCCCCGCCGACCGCGGCGCCCCGTGAAGCGGGAGGCCTCCAATGA
- a CDS encoding TPM domain-containing protein produces MRTRRLRLPLVILALALAFALAGTLGPARAAAVAGQNRGGIPPAPGRWATDEAAFLSPQAVEALDARLENYERQTGHQLLVWIGRTIGPNEVLEDWAVRTFAAWKVGRKGLDDGLVLFILAGDRKIRIEVGYGLEDKVPDVYAYRVINNILAPGIRAGRPDEAVDAAVTALIGYIGGDENAAGGEPRSRIESKAKTVFGLIIFIIVAIIFITNPSLAFWLLLSFLGGGGRGGRGGGGWGGGGGGGFGGGGGRSGGGGASGGW; encoded by the coding sequence GTGAGAACCCGACGGCTTCGGCTCCCGCTCGTCATCCTGGCCCTGGCGCTGGCCTTCGCCCTGGCCGGGACGCTTGGGCCGGCGCGCGCCGCGGCGGTGGCCGGCCAGAACCGGGGCGGCATCCCGCCGGCCCCCGGCCGTTGGGCCACCGACGAGGCCGCGTTCCTGTCGCCGCAGGCCGTCGAGGCCCTGGACGCGCGCCTGGAAAATTACGAGCGCCAGACCGGCCATCAGCTGCTCGTCTGGATCGGCCGGACCATCGGGCCAAACGAGGTCCTCGAGGACTGGGCGGTCCGGACGTTCGCTGCCTGGAAGGTCGGCCGCAAGGGCCTCGATGACGGGCTCGTCCTGTTCATCCTGGCCGGCGACCGCAAGATCCGCATCGAGGTCGGCTACGGCCTCGAGGACAAGGTCCCCGACGTCTACGCCTACCGGGTCATCAACAACATCCTCGCGCCGGGCATCCGGGCCGGCCGGCCCGACGAGGCCGTGGACGCGGCCGTCACCGCGCTGATCGGCTACATCGGCGGCGACGAGAACGCCGCGGGCGGGGAGCCGCGCAGCCGCATAGAATCGAAGGCCAAGACCGTCTTCGGCCTCATCATCTTCATCATCGTCGCCATCATATTCATCACCAACCCGTCGCTCGCGTTCTGGCTGCTCCTCAGCTTCTTGGGCGGGGGAGGCCGGGGCGGCCGCGGCGGCGGGGGCTGGGGCGGAGGCGGGGGAGGCGGCTTCGGCGGCGGCGGCGGACGGTCGGGCGGCGGCGGCGCCTCGGGCGGCTGGTAG
- a CDS encoding prolyl oligopeptidase family serine peptidase yields the protein MKKAMLMLIMFAMILAFAACQKEASRLTYPATRKVDQVDDYFGTKVADPYRWLEDDNAEEVKAWVQDQNAVTFGYLDGIPYRPKIKARLTEIFNYPRYSSPFRVGDYYFYTKNDGLQNQSVYYIQKGLDGAPEVFIDPNALSPDGTVRVGILGPSMNDKYVAISRGEAGSDWSEIRVMEVATRRELPDRILWNKFSGAAWQGDGFYYSGYDKPAPGQELVAKNEFQKVFYHKLGDPQEKDVLVWEDKEHPLRYVGAGTTEDEKWLFLSLSEGTSGSEIWVRDLAGKNAPFTLLVKGFAYDSAPIEVVDGRILVYTNEDAPNFRVVSIDPARPAKEDWRTVIPEKPEVLSGAGTAGGYMFCDYLKDANTRIFQHKLDGTLVREIALPALGTAGGFGGKRDEKVLFYAFTSFTYPPAIYRFDPATGASEVFRTSEVKFDPAAYETKQVFYPSKDGTKVPMFIVHKKGLKLDGRNPTFLYAYGGFNISLTPTFSAGNIILLENGGVYAMANLRGGGEYGEAWHKAGMFGKKQNVFDDFIAAAEYLVKEKYTSRDRLAIAGGSNGGLLVGAVMAQRPDLFGVAFPAVGVMDMLRYHKFTVGWGWAVEYGSSDNAGDFPYLYAYSPLHNLKPGACYPATMVTTADHDDRVVPAHSFKFAATLQADQSCAKPVVIRIETRSGHGSSNLSKAIDDLTDQWSFMFYNMGLTPDYQ from the coding sequence ATGAAAAAAGCCATGCTGATGCTAATCATGTTCGCCATGATCCTGGCCTTCGCGGCGTGTCAGAAAGAAGCGTCCAGGCTGACCTACCCGGCCACGAGGAAGGTCGACCAGGTCGACGATTACTTCGGGACCAAGGTGGCCGACCCCTACCGCTGGCTCGAGGATGACAACGCCGAGGAGGTCAAGGCCTGGGTCCAGGACCAGAACGCGGTGACCTTCGGCTACCTCGACGGCATCCCCTACCGGCCCAAGATCAAGGCCAGGCTGACCGAGATCTTCAACTACCCGCGCTACTCGTCGCCGTTCCGGGTCGGCGATTACTACTTCTACACCAAGAACGACGGGCTGCAGAACCAGTCGGTCTATTACATCCAGAAGGGCCTGGACGGCGCGCCCGAGGTCTTCATCGACCCCAACGCGCTCTCGCCCGACGGCACGGTCCGCGTCGGCATCCTCGGGCCCTCGATGAACGACAAGTACGTCGCCATCAGCCGGGGCGAGGCCGGCTCCGACTGGTCCGAGATCCGGGTCATGGAGGTCGCCACCAGGCGGGAGCTGCCCGACCGGATCCTGTGGAACAAGTTCTCGGGCGCCGCCTGGCAGGGCGACGGCTTCTACTACAGCGGGTACGACAAGCCCGCCCCGGGCCAGGAGCTGGTGGCCAAGAACGAGTTCCAGAAGGTCTTCTACCACAAGCTCGGCGACCCGCAGGAGAAGGACGTCCTCGTCTGGGAGGACAAGGAACATCCCCTGCGCTACGTCGGCGCCGGGACGACCGAGGACGAGAAGTGGCTGTTCCTGTCGCTTTCGGAGGGCACGAGCGGCTCCGAGATCTGGGTCCGCGACCTGGCCGGGAAGAACGCGCCGTTCACGCTGCTGGTCAAGGGCTTCGCCTACGACAGCGCGCCCATCGAGGTCGTCGACGGCCGGATCCTGGTCTACACCAACGAGGACGCGCCGAACTTCCGCGTCGTGTCCATCGATCCGGCCCGCCCGGCCAAGGAGGACTGGCGGACGGTCATCCCCGAGAAGCCCGAGGTCCTGAGCGGGGCCGGGACGGCCGGCGGCTACATGTTCTGCGACTACCTCAAGGACGCCAACACCAGGATCTTCCAGCACAAGCTCGACGGGACGCTCGTCCGCGAGATCGCGCTCCCGGCCCTGGGCACGGCGGGCGGCTTCGGCGGCAAGCGCGACGAGAAGGTCCTGTTCTACGCCTTCACCTCGTTCACCTATCCGCCCGCGATCTACAGGTTCGACCCGGCCACGGGCGCCTCGGAGGTCTTCCGCACGAGCGAGGTCAAGTTCGACCCGGCGGCCTACGAGACCAAGCAGGTCTTCTACCCCAGCAAGGACGGGACGAAGGTGCCCATGTTCATCGTCCACAAGAAGGGCCTGAAGCTCGACGGCCGGAACCCGACCTTTCTCTACGCCTACGGCGGGTTCAACATCAGCCTGACGCCGACCTTCAGCGCCGGCAACATCATCCTGCTCGAGAACGGCGGCGTCTACGCCATGGCCAACCTGCGCGGCGGCGGCGAATACGGCGAGGCCTGGCACAAGGCCGGCATGTTCGGCAAGAAGCAGAACGTCTTCGACGACTTCATCGCCGCGGCCGAGTACCTGGTCAAGGAGAAGTACACGAGCAGGGACCGGCTGGCCATCGCCGGCGGCTCGAACGGCGGGCTGCTCGTCGGGGCCGTCATGGCCCAGCGGCCGGATCTCTTCGGGGTCGCCTTCCCGGCCGTCGGGGTCATGGACATGCTCCGCTACCACAAGTTCACGGTCGGCTGGGGCTGGGCCGTCGAGTACGGCTCGAGCGACAACGCCGGGGACTTCCCCTATCTCTACGCCTACTCGCCGCTCCACAACCTCAAGCCCGGCGCCTGCTACCCGGCCACCATGGTGACGACGGCCGACCACGACGACCGGGTCGTGCCGGCGCACTCGTTCAAGTTCGCGGCCACGCTGCAGGCGGACCAGTCCTGCGCCAAGCCGGTGGTGATCCGCATCGAGACGCGCTCCGGCCACGGTTCGAGCAACCTGAGCAAGGCCATCGACGACCTGACCGACCAGTGGTCCTTCATGTTCTACAACATGGGCCTCACACCGGATTATCAATAA
- a CDS encoding LemA family protein yields MGIKKPIAFGCLVIVLLVVLVGVFYVTGVYNALVGLDQKVQSQWAQVENTYQRRSDLIPNLVETVKGAAAFEKDTYTAVTEARAKVGQVQVNPGQLTPDAFAKFQAAQDGLSSALSRLLVVVEKYPDLKATENFRELQAQLEGTENRITVERQRFNEAAQAFNTRRNRFPAVLVASLFGAKFAEKPYFKAQAGAEKAPQVKF; encoded by the coding sequence ATGGGCATCAAAAAACCTATCGCCTTCGGTTGTCTCGTCATCGTCCTCCTGGTCGTCCTGGTGGGCGTCTTCTACGTCACCGGCGTGTACAACGCGCTCGTCGGCCTCGACCAGAAAGTCCAGTCGCAGTGGGCCCAGGTCGAGAACACCTACCAGCGCCGGTCCGACCTCATCCCCAACCTGGTCGAAACCGTCAAGGGCGCGGCCGCCTTCGAGAAGGACACCTACACGGCCGTGACCGAGGCCAGGGCCAAGGTCGGCCAGGTCCAGGTCAACCCCGGCCAGCTGACCCCCGACGCGTTCGCCAAGTTCCAGGCGGCCCAGGACGGCCTCTCGTCGGCCCTGTCGCGGCTCCTCGTCGTCGTCGAGAAGTACCCCGACCTCAAGGCCACCGAGAACTTCCGGGAGCTCCAGGCCCAGCTCGAGGGCACCGAGAACCGGATCACCGTCGAGCGCCAGCGCTTCAACGAGGCGGCCCAGGCCTTCAACACCCGGCGCAACCGCTTCCCCGCGGTGCTGGTGGCCAGCCTCTTCGGCGCCAAGTTCGCCGAGAAGCCCTACTTCAAGGCCCAGGCGGGCGCCGAGAAGGCCCCCCAGGTCAAGTTCTAG
- a CDS encoding amidohydrolase: protein MRNRRTASFLAALVILGLAAGPAPGAPAKPRIAREKQAVLDWLARPEAVEKFGRISDAIWRYAELGLQEFDSAKLLADTLEAAGFTVERGLAGMPTCFVATYGSGHPVIGLLGEFDALPGLSQQARVPNKAPVVEGAPGHGCGHNAMGTAAAAAAIAVREVMAAYGLKGTIKVFGSPAEEIVASRPYMIRAGLFEGVDAVIDNHSSSGFGTGYGVDGNALFSTIFSFKGKTAHAAGAPWVGRSALDAVEIMNVAANYLREHLPLTERLHYVILEGGQAPNVVPDRASVWYYVRNTDERLEDMYKRVVDCAKAGALASGTEIDSMRVVSAVHQRHANKAAAELFQKNIELVGMPVWSDEEQAFAKALQKEIGAKQAGLPVKVDKLEAPVTGREFVGGGSSDVGDVTLIAPTATVAFPGGVPGAIGHHWSNVAGWHGSTAWKGLNAGAKAIAASAVDLLTEPDELAKLRKEFEDYARTHPYKPFLPADAVPPNDLNKELMDRYRVLLEKAFAK, encoded by the coding sequence ATGAGAAACCGGCGCACGGCGTCATTCCTGGCGGCGCTCGTCATCCTGGGCCTGGCCGCCGGCCCGGCCCCCGGCGCGCCCGCCAAACCCAGGATCGCCAGGGAGAAGCAGGCCGTCCTCGACTGGCTGGCCCGGCCCGAGGCGGTCGAGAAGTTCGGCCGCATCTCGGACGCCATCTGGCGGTACGCCGAGCTCGGCCTGCAGGAGTTCGACTCGGCCAAGCTCCTGGCCGACACGCTCGAGGCGGCCGGCTTCACGGTCGAGCGCGGCCTGGCCGGGATGCCGACCTGCTTCGTGGCCACGTACGGCTCGGGCCATCCGGTCATCGGCCTTCTCGGCGAGTTCGACGCCCTGCCGGGGCTCTCGCAGCAGGCCCGCGTCCCGAACAAGGCCCCGGTCGTCGAGGGCGCGCCCGGCCACGGCTGCGGCCACAACGCCATGGGCACGGCGGCGGCCGCGGCGGCCATCGCCGTCAGGGAGGTCATGGCCGCTTACGGGCTCAAGGGCACGATCAAGGTCTTCGGCTCGCCGGCCGAGGAGATCGTAGCCAGCCGGCCGTACATGATCCGGGCCGGGCTGTTCGAGGGCGTCGACGCCGTCATCGACAACCACAGCTCGAGCGGCTTCGGCACCGGGTACGGCGTCGACGGCAACGCCCTGTTCTCGACCATCTTCAGTTTCAAGGGCAAGACGGCCCACGCCGCCGGCGCCCCCTGGGTCGGGCGCAGCGCCCTGGACGCCGTCGAGATCATGAACGTCGCCGCGAACTACCTCCGCGAGCACCTGCCGCTGACCGAGCGCCTGCACTACGTCATCCTGGAGGGCGGCCAGGCGCCGAACGTCGTCCCCGACCGGGCCAGCGTCTGGTACTACGTCCGCAACACCGACGAGCGGCTCGAGGACATGTACAAGCGGGTCGTCGACTGCGCCAAGGCCGGGGCCCTGGCCAGCGGCACCGAGATCGACTCGATGCGGGTCGTCAGTGCCGTCCACCAGCGCCACGCCAACAAGGCCGCGGCCGAGCTCTTCCAGAAGAACATCGAGCTCGTCGGCATGCCGGTCTGGAGCGACGAGGAGCAGGCCTTCGCCAAGGCCCTGCAGAAGGAGATCGGGGCCAAGCAGGCGGGCCTGCCGGTCAAGGTGGACAAGCTGGAGGCCCCAGTGACAGGCCGCGAGTTCGTCGGCGGCGGCTCGTCCGACGTCGGCGACGTCACGCTCATCGCGCCAACGGCCACCGTTGCCTTCCCCGGCGGGGTGCCGGGGGCCATCGGCCACCATTGGTCCAACGTCGCCGGCTGGCACGGCTCGACGGCCTGGAAGGGCCTGAACGCCGGGGCCAAGGCCATCGCCGCCTCGGCCGTCGATCTGTTGACCGAGCCGGACGAGCTGGCCAAGCTGCGGAAAGAGTTCGAGGACTACGCCAGGACGCATCCCTACAAGCCGTTCCTGCCGGCCGACGCCGTCCCGCCCAACGACCTCAACAAGGAACTGATGGACCGGTACCGCGTCCTGCTGGAAAAGGCTTTCGCGAAATAG
- a CDS encoding ATP-dependent 6-phosphofructokinase, producing MKKIALLTRDCGGVNAAIRAVVRTAVAAGLEVEGVVRGYDGLMNGDFVPLDRRSVSNIIGLGGTILKTARAEGFCGEEGQRAGLAHLRERRIDGLIVIGGNGSLTGARVLAERHGFPVVGIPATIDNDVPGVRYAIGTDTALNVALDALDKIRDTATSLERIFVVEVMGRKCGWLAMQVALSGGCEEVLLPEKDVSVDALCDEIMVGRALGKASWIIVVAEGRSTAAAVAEAVTAGTGLETRIAVLGHVQRGGRPTATDRIMAARLGHAAVEALAGGRTGGLVHLVDETVEFLPFGAAGEVKVTDIEHDYHLLKVLS from the coding sequence ATGAAAAAGATCGCCCTTCTGACCAGGGACTGCGGCGGCGTCAACGCCGCGATCAGGGCCGTTGTGCGCACGGCCGTGGCCGCCGGCCTGGAGGTCGAGGGCGTCGTGCGCGGCTACGACGGCCTCATGAACGGCGATTTCGTCCCGCTCGACCGCCGCTCGGTCTCCAATATCATCGGCCTGGGCGGGACCATCCTCAAGACGGCCCGGGCCGAGGGCTTCTGCGGGGAGGAGGGGCAGAGGGCGGGCCTGGCCCATCTCCGCGAGCGCCGCATCGACGGGCTCATCGTCATCGGCGGGAACGGCTCGCTCACGGGCGCCCGGGTCCTGGCCGAGCGCCACGGCTTCCCGGTCGTCGGCATCCCGGCCACGATCGACAACGACGTGCCGGGGGTCCGCTACGCCATCGGCACGGATACCGCCCTCAACGTCGCCCTCGACGCCCTGGACAAGATCCGGGACACGGCCACGTCGCTCGAGCGCATCTTCGTCGTCGAGGTCATGGGCCGCAAATGCGGCTGGCTGGCCATGCAGGTCGCCCTGTCGGGCGGCTGCGAGGAAGTGCTGCTCCCCGAGAAGGACGTGTCCGTCGACGCCCTCTGCGACGAGATCATGGTCGGCCGCGCCCTGGGCAAGGCCAGCTGGATCATCGTCGTCGCCGAGGGACGCTCCACGGCCGCGGCCGTGGCCGAAGCCGTGACGGCGGGAACGGGACTCGAAACGCGCATCGCCGTCCTCGGCCACGTCCAGAGGGGCGGGCGTCCCACGGCCACCGACCGTATCATGGCCGCCAGGCTCGGGCACGCCGCCGTCGAGGCCCTGGCCGGTGGCCGCACGGGAGGTCTCGTCCACCTGGTCGACGAAACGGTCGAATTCCTGCCGTTCGGCGCGGCCGGCGAGGTCAAGGTCACCGATATCGAACACGACTATCACCTCCTCAAGGTCCTCTCGTAG
- a CDS encoding TPM domain-containing protein, protein MTVNSRRKLMKTIDAERIKAAIAAAERQTSGEIRVSVAWFFWGSVRHAAEQAFARLGMTATKDRNGVMFFIVPARKKFVVLGDEGIHAKAGQDFWDSLAGVMSARFRKGEFTEGLVEAIGEAGRLLASHFPYEGAADVNELPDDVDFGKS, encoded by the coding sequence ATGACCGTGAACAGCCGGCGCAAGCTCATGAAAACGATCGATGCCGAACGGATCAAGGCGGCCATCGCCGCGGCCGAGCGCCAGACCTCTGGCGAGATCCGGGTCTCCGTGGCCTGGTTCTTCTGGGGCTCCGTCCGGCACGCGGCCGAGCAGGCCTTCGCCCGCCTGGGCATGACCGCCACCAAGGACCGCAACGGCGTCATGTTCTTCATCGTCCCGGCCCGGAAGAAGTTCGTCGTCCTCGGCGACGAGGGCATCCACGCCAAGGCCGGCCAGGACTTCTGGGACAGCCTGGCCGGGGTGATGTCGGCCCGCTTCCGCAAGGGCGAGTTCACCGAGGGCCTGGTCGAGGCCATCGGCGAGGCGGGCCGGCTGTTGGCCTCGCATTTTCCCTACGAAGGCGCCGCTGACGTCAACGAGCTCCCCGACGACGTCGATTTCGGCAAGAGCTGA
- a CDS encoding amidohydrolase family protein, which yields MTRRAIVAAVIVAMAGPLLAAREPGPARAQAAPDKVLAIVNARIVPVVGPEIPKGAIVVRNGRIEAVGAEAAVPAGAEVVDAAGLRAYPGMIDGCSSLGLVEISGVAATVDNRETGRINPQVRALEAVRYDSMHIPIARSNGITAAVVAPSGGLIAGVSCLLRLDGWTHRQMAVEPAAAMQIELPELRAARGAFAGRRGGQPPADGPALLKELRRLFGEARAYEKRRDAAAGNGLLALPEFNETCEALLPLLKGRMPAMIAVHGERDIRAAIAFVRDENIRAVFYGAEQGFKVAREIAKAGIPVILGSLYDLPPVWEDGYDALYRNPGILAAAGVKIAFSSSSASLAKDLPYHAAKAAAFGLDRAEALRAVTINTAEILGVADTMGSLEKGKAANIVLADDDILEMRTNVRKVYIDGREVDLSNRYTELLDKFRR from the coding sequence ATGACCCGCCGGGCTATCGTCGCCGCCGTCATCGTCGCCATGGCCGGGCCGCTCCTCGCGGCCCGGGAACCGGGGCCGGCCCGGGCGCAGGCCGCGCCCGACAAGGTCCTGGCCATCGTCAACGCCCGGATCGTGCCCGTCGTCGGGCCCGAGATCCCGAAAGGCGCGATCGTCGTCCGGAACGGGCGCATCGAGGCGGTCGGTGCCGAAGCCGCCGTGCCCGCCGGGGCCGAGGTCGTCGACGCGGCGGGCCTGCGGGCCTACCCCGGGATGATCGACGGCTGTTCGTCCCTCGGGCTGGTCGAGATCAGCGGCGTCGCGGCCACGGTGGACAACCGGGAGACCGGCCGGATCAACCCGCAGGTCCGGGCGCTCGAGGCCGTCCGCTACGACTCGATGCACATCCCCATCGCCCGGTCCAACGGCATCACGGCCGCCGTCGTGGCCCCCTCGGGCGGGCTCATCGCCGGCGTGAGCTGCCTGCTGCGGCTGGACGGCTGGACCCATCGCCAGATGGCCGTCGAGCCGGCCGCGGCCATGCAGATCGAGCTGCCGGAGCTGCGCGCCGCCCGCGGCGCGTTCGCCGGGCGGCGGGGCGGCCAGCCTCCGGCCGACGGCCCCGCGCTCCTGAAGGAGCTCCGGCGGCTCTTCGGGGAGGCCCGGGCCTACGAGAAGCGCCGGGACGCGGCGGCCGGAAACGGGCTGCTGGCCCTGCCCGAGTTCAACGAGACCTGCGAGGCCCTCCTGCCCCTGCTCAAGGGCCGGATGCCGGCCATGATCGCCGTCCACGGCGAGCGGGACATCCGGGCGGCCATCGCCTTCGTCCGCGACGAGAACATCAGGGCCGTCTTCTACGGCGCCGAACAGGGCTTCAAGGTCGCCCGCGAGATCGCCAAGGCCGGGATCCCGGTCATCCTGGGCTCGCTCTACGACCTGCCGCCCGTCTGGGAGGACGGCTACGACGCCCTGTACCGCAATCCCGGGATCCTGGCCGCGGCCGGGGTCAAGATCGCCTTTTCGTCGTCGAGCGCCAGCCTGGCCAAGGACCTGCCCTACCACGCCGCCAAGGCGGCCGCCTTCGGCCTGGACCGGGCCGAGGCCCTGAGGGCCGTGACCATCAACACAGCCGAGATCCTGGGCGTCGCGGACACGATGGGCAGCCTGGAGAAAGGCAAGGCGGCCAACATCGTCCTGGCCGACGACGACATCCTGGAGATGCGGACCAACGTCCGAAAGGTCTACATCGACGGCCGGGAGGTCGATCTCTCCAACCGCTACACGGAGCTTCTGGACAAGTTCAGGAGATAG